CCTGTGCTGGGTgggcagagctccctgagctcagcTTTTGGGGCTGCTTTGGGCCCAGGCTCTCCGTGCTTAGGGCTTGTCCCAGTTGGATGGCaattgtattttgctttttgttacAGCCCAGGTGatgtgagaagaaaaacagggaGGGATTGGAGAGTTTCTGCCCACTGCTTCCTCCCTGAGGGGCTGCAGTCTCTAGgaatgtccctgctgtccccaggcagccttggctggggggtcctgggggtgctgAACCCCCAGCatcgtcctggggaccccagcACGGGGCCCTCTGATGCCACCTGTGCCGGCcaagctgggctggagcaccccagctgctctgccagccttAGCAGTGATGGATGTGGGAGGCAGAGCTTTGGATTTAGGGATCTGGGTTTGGTTTTAGGATTTGGCCCCTTCCAGGCCCACaacctccagccccagctgagctctCCCCCAGCTCATCCTCAGCATctcaggggcagctgggggctCCTAAACCCCTCCTGCAAATCTAAGCCTGAGTTCAGCTTGTCCTTTTTGCTGGGGAAAACAGGAACTGGCCGTTGCCCGAGTGATGCATTTCTGAAATAAGCTGTTCCAGTTAACCTCCCCCACCAGGACTTTGCTTTAGGAACAGCTTAAACCAGCAGAGaggtgggcagggggcacacagagctgccacGGTGGGAAGGACCTCAcccatctccctgctctggtCGGGATGGAGCCACATGAGCAGATTCCTCCTCGCTCTGCCCACCTGGAACGGCGCTGGCCAGGCGTGTCTGGAGGAAGCTCTTCCCTTCTGCAGCTGGTTTGGATTCAgacacacagcccagccttgctcgcagctccctccttcccagccctcctgctgtgccccagcagcccgGATTTATTATTACAAATTGGAGCTAAAAGCCAGGTCTCAGTGGGGTGGGACGGAATCAGGGATGTTCAGTGCAGCCAAGTGCTGCTTCATCTCTCGGGCACCATCTCCCCTCTCTGCCAGAAAAccattcaaaaataaaaccaggagGATCCCAGGCCAGGAGAagttcccacagctgctccagcccttcctgtgcCACGATGCTGGACCTGGCAGTGTTCCGTGGGGTGGCACTTTCTGGCGCTGTTGTGCTGTGTGCTCTCACCGGGGCgatgccctggggctgggcacggcGTTCTCTTCTCTGGGGAAAGGGTAATTATTTATAATGAGTGGTTTTGGTGCCTGCTGGGAGAGTGCGTGTGCGTGTGTGCAAttagggctgggctgggagagcccgAACGGGACCGGAGGGGTGgagctgtccccactgccctgtGGACAGGCATGGGgacggctggctgccctgcgAGCAGGTCGGTGGCACcgcatccctgcctgctggtGCCGGTGGATCCCGAGGGAGCCGCGGGCAGCCCGGGGGTGCCCGGCTGGCAGGTTCCAGCTCCAGAGTCCGCGCTCGGAGCTGCATCAGTGAGACGGTTCTGCGCCCTCGCTGGTCCTGCTGCGGCCATGGAGATGCCAGCCTTGTGTCTGAGCAAATCTCGCCTGTGGCCCCGGAGCGGGGGCTCGGGGCAGACCCCAGGCAAGGGCTGGCAGGCTCCTGCGGTTCGGCCAGCGCCGGGTACCCCCATCCAAAACCCTCCGCTGTCTCTCGGCACAGACCTGCGCCCGCTGGACATCCTGTCGGAGGCGGTGCCGCCCGGGGGGCTGGCCCGCGGCATGCGGGTCCTGCAGGTGCAGGGGCTGCTCGGCTTGCAGCTCTCCGCATCGCGGCCCCGCGCCCTGGCCTTCCCCGCCTCGCGGCTCTTCATCCACTGCGATCGCTTCCCCGAGGAGTTCAGCATCATCGTCACGCTGCGGGCGCTGCGCCGCCCCGCCAAGGTGAGCGCGGGCACCGCtgggcacggcacggcacggcacggccccGCAGGTGCCAGCCCGTGCCCTCCCGCAGAGGAACGAGTACATCTTCACGCTGATGGTGGAGGAGAGCCCCAGCGTCCTGGTGGGGCTGCGCTACGCCCCCGACAAGCTGCACTTCCTCTTCTGGAGCCAGGAGCGCGCCGGAGGCTGGCAGACCCGCGTCACCTTCCCCAACGTGTCCCTCTCCGACAGCCAGTGGCACACGCTCATCCTGGCTGTCTCCGGCCAGTCCTTCTCCTTGACGGTGGACTGCAGCGTCCCCAAGGACGTGTAGGTTGGGGGGCTCAGCAAGGTGGGCAGGGTGATGTCCTTCCACTGTGGGGTCCCAGTTGTGGGTTtgtctgggtctggattgaaggcacttgagacagtaattCGTGTTCAGactcaagtgtttattatttcttagcagtaaaacagtctcactgctgtgagctcagcagcttttctttagaAGGCACtaaatggccaacaatctcttgttacaaggtcttttaaggctaaactgtccaattaagagctgacacctagattattttcccttttaacccacATCTCCTGTGGCCACCAGCAGATGCTTTGAAATTGTTCTCTTCTGTGAGACATCTtctctgcccatccccagggtgGTGGAGACACCATTTCCAGCCTCGCTGTCGGTGAGGAGAGCCAGCTTCTACCTGGGcaacaggaggaggaggaaaggggtGTTCACGGTAGGTGCCCCTGCTGTGGGCTCCCCCtgggtgcccaggtgggctcagggctgctcgTGGCTCCCTGTGGGGTGACCCACAGTCagtcccctgtgctggcagggcttgGGACACGGCACAGGAGGCAGAGTCCCTCCTGTGGGTCCCtcctgtgggtccctcccatgTGGAGGCACTGCAaggcagctgctccaagccctgtgccagtgctctcCTTACACCAGCTGGGCATCTGGGATCTGACAGATGTGCACGAATCCCGTGGGCACTTCTGCATCCCAGGAGGGAGGGCAACAAGCAGAAGTCAGGCAGGAAATCCAAGGCACAAATTACCTGCAGCTCCCATCCTGTGATCTGTGGGACTTggtctccatccctctgctcccacttTTGCAGGGCTTGCTGAGACAGCttgtcctgctgccaggagctgatGCCACCCCCCGGATATGCCACACCGTGAACTTCAAAGTAGCAACgctctctgtccccagtgtcctgcAGGATGTCCCTGCCAAGGCAGTGAGCAACGAGGTGCTCCAATACCCCTACGGTCAGTGCCCCctggcaggctctgctggcCTCCTCCACCTCTGGGAGGAAGGGTCAGGGAAtgaagcaggagcagaggggaggagggTGTTCCTGTTCCCAGCACTCTcagcgtgtgtgtgtgtggggatcCCTGTCCAAAATCTCCCTGAACAGACAGGGTGGCCCTGCCTGGCTTCCTGGGCTCATGTCAGTGGTCCCACACAGGGTTGTCCCAGATTTGTGCTGGGATTCCATTttccccactgccccaggcccaTCATCAGGATGAGGGCGGGAtgtctgcccctcctgcctctctgctcctgcactgTGTGCACTGAGAGGCTCCTGGCTCCTCTCCGTGCCCAGAGACTGACATGAAGGTGACCCTgggggcccggccccgctgctccaggcaggagaaGGCTCAGTTCTGGTTCAACGCCTCCCGCCGAGGGCTCTACCTCTGCAACGGCAGCACCTGGCTCTCCATGCTGGAAGGTACccctggggaggctctggcactccgagggagggaaggagacccttgcagcagagcaggagctgagattTGCCCTCGGGACCACTTTGGGATGGGAatcagcagcagtgaggggctggggtgtGCCCCTGTCTCTGCCCTGCTTGGCCaggctttgctttgctctcagTGCCCATGGCACTTCCAGAGCACCTCTGGATTCAAGTGCCACTGTGCTTCTCCACATTACCTGTCCCTCCTGGGAATTTTCTGATCTCCTGACCTGGCTGAGCAGGACAGCTCACCCCACAGAGAGCCATGCTCGGGGTGTTGGGGTGCTGGCCCAGTGCTGAAGCATTTGTGGGGTGGATAAGGGGAAACAAAGAGACCCAAAAGCTGCCAGAAATAGTGGGGGTGATTGGGAGGGTGGCACACACAGGTCTCAGTGTCATCTAGGCCACGCTGGGACACTTTGCAAGGAAATCAGTGGGAGTACCAAGGTGGGAAAGGCAACCAGAGCCTGGGTTGGATGGGTGTTCTTCAGTAATGACATGGATTTCATCCACTGGCACTCTCTCACTCACTCCAGGCTGTCTTCCCAGGATCCCTGTCGAGGACATGGAGGATGGGATAAGTCCTTAACTGAActgtccttcccttccctcctctcccagcataTTTCTGGGTTTGGATGAGCCATTTGTTCCCCACAGCAGCTAG
This portion of the Haemorhous mexicanus isolate bHaeMex1 chromosome 10, bHaeMex1.pri, whole genome shotgun sequence genome encodes:
- the TSPEAR gene encoding thrombospondin-type laminin G domain and EAR repeat-containing protein isoform X3: MGTAGCPASRSVAPHPCLLVPVDPEGAAGSPGVPGWQVPAPESALGAASVRRFCALAGPAAAMEMPALCLSKSRLWPRSGGSGQTPGKGWQAPAVRPAPGTPIQNPPLSLGTDLRPLDILSEAVPPGGLARGMRVLQVQGLLGLQLSASRPRALAFPASRLFIHCDRFPEEFSIIVTLRALRRPAKRNEYIFTLMVEESPSVLVGLRYAPDKLHFLFWSQERAGGWQTRVTFPNVSLSDSQWHTLILAVSGQSFSLTVDCSVPKDVVVETPFPASLSVRRASFYLGNRRRRKGVFTGLLRQLVLLPGADATPRICHTVNFKVATLSVPSVLQDVPAKAVSNEVLQYPYETDMKVTLGARPRCSRQEKAQFWFNASRRGLYLCNGSTWLSMLEVQPRLDYVEEHQKLVTNSETMGVEVFSIPRLGLFAATANRLTPPGSAIYRWTDGKFVHYQNIPTHQAQSWKYFTIGKKIFLAVANFEQNERGQEFSVIFKWSRRKEKFLAYQRISTHSARDWEAFVIQGEAFLAVVNHREDRAATSSSSWPPSPQTFGAADWEVFHIGDRVFLAVANSHSYDSGMPAPSNFYAINSSIYELNITAQMFVKFQDLLTYSALDWEFFSVGDDSFLVVANSFDGFTFSVNSIIYRWQGYEGFVAAHQLPTVGCRDWEAFHTAEGSFLLYSSAKEPLSKVLKLKTT
- the TSPEAR gene encoding thrombospondin-type laminin G domain and EAR repeat-containing protein isoform X1; amino-acid sequence: MGTAGCPASRSVAPHPCLLVPVDPEGAAGSPGVPGWQVPAPESALGAASVRRFCALAGPAAAMEMPALCLSKSRLWPRSGGSGQTPGKGWQAPAVRPAPGTPIQNPPLSLGTDLRPLDILSEAVPPGGLARGMRVLQVQGLLGLQLSASRPRALAFPASRLFIHCDRFPEEFSIIVTLRALRRPAKRNEYIFTLMVEESPSVLVGLRYAPDKLHFLFWSQERAGGWQTRVTFPNVSLSDSQWHTLILAVSGQSFSLTVDCSVPKDVVVETPFPASLSVRRASFYLGNRRRRKGVFTGLLRQLVLLPGADATPRICHTVNFKVATLSVPSVLQDVPAKAVSNEVLQYPYETDMKVTLGARPRCSRQEKAQFWFNASRRGLYLCNGSTWLSMLEVQPRLDYVEEHQKLVTNSETMGVEVFSIPRLGLFAATANRLTPPGSAIYRWTDGKFVHYQNIPTHQAQSWKYFTIGKKIFLAVANFEQNERGQEFSVIFKWSRRKEKFLAYQRISTHSARDWEAFVIQGEAFLAVVNHREGNNHNIDSVIYRWNPRTGLFETNQTIPTSGAYDWEFFTIGPYSFLAVANTFNGTSTRIYSHIYIWLRGSFQLFQSILTFGAADWEVFHIGDRVFLAVANSHSYDSGMPAPSNFYAINSSIYELNITAQMFVKFQDLLTYSALDWEFFSVGDDSFLVVANSFDGFTFSVNSIIYRWQGYEGFVAAHQLPTVGCRDWEAFHTAEGSFLLYSSAKEPLSKVLKLKTT